The proteins below are encoded in one region of Effusibacillus dendaii:
- a CDS encoding branched-chain amino acid ABC transporter permease, with protein sequence MKKKFPISLAAVILILALPFVLSSYSVSLFTEMFVISIFALSLGLIIGYAGLVSLGHAAFFGAGAYTVALLGKYFPNTYVLLLAAILIAGLLAWLSGFLFIKTSGAYFLMITLAFSQMLYAVVYKAKNVTGGADGMAVSASPDLGFGPISSPLGLYYLMAISFLLCYLFLSCFVNSPAGKAVQGVKENESRMKALGYRTHSFKLLAYTISGMMAGFAGAMYSLYNLFVSPDTLSWIFSGQAMVMVIIGGVGTLFGPPIGAAFFVVLQNYMSSYTERWPIIMGLIFVAFVLYGRGGVAHLLIFVWAKIQSNFRGGNNPAVEMGPSKQAGEVVNGESVKG encoded by the coding sequence GTGAAGAAGAAGTTTCCGATTTCTCTGGCAGCTGTCATCCTTATCCTTGCACTGCCTTTCGTGTTGTCTTCGTACAGCGTTTCATTGTTTACCGAAATGTTCGTGATCTCGATTTTTGCTCTTTCACTTGGCTTAATCATCGGATACGCGGGTCTTGTTTCTTTGGGACATGCCGCTTTTTTTGGCGCTGGCGCCTATACCGTTGCATTATTGGGCAAGTATTTCCCGAACACCTATGTGCTCTTGCTCGCGGCCATTTTGATTGCCGGTTTGTTAGCCTGGTTGTCCGGATTCTTGTTTATTAAAACATCAGGCGCCTATTTTTTGATGATTACATTAGCATTCAGCCAGATGCTCTATGCGGTTGTCTATAAGGCGAAAAATGTGACCGGCGGTGCGGACGGGATGGCCGTATCCGCCTCGCCCGACTTAGGGTTTGGCCCGATCTCCAGCCCTTTAGGTCTTTATTATTTGATGGCAATTTCTTTTTTGCTCTGTTATCTGTTTCTGAGCTGTTTTGTAAATTCCCCGGCGGGAAAAGCGGTTCAAGGCGTCAAGGAGAACGAGTCACGCATGAAGGCGCTGGGCTATCGGACTCATTCATTCAAGCTGCTCGCCTATACGATCTCCGGAATGATGGCCGGTTTCGCGGGCGCCATGTACTCCCTTTATAACTTGTTTGTGAGCCCTGACACATTAAGCTGGATCTTCTCAGGGCAAGCGATGGTTATGGTCATCATCGGAGGGGTGGGTACTCTGTTTGGTCCGCCGATTGGCGCTGCCTTTTTTGTTGTGCTGCAAAACTACATGAGCTCCTATACGGAACGTTGGCCCATCATTATGGGATTGATCTTCGTTGCGTTTGTCCTTTACGGGCGAGGAGGAGTCGCTCATTTATTGATATTCGTGTGGGCCAAGATTCAATCGAACTTCCGGGGTGGAAACAATCCAGCTGTGGAAATGGGGCCATCGAAGCAAGCGGGGGAGGTTGTCAATGGTGAATCTGTTAAAGGTTGA
- a CDS encoding IclR family transcriptional regulator has product MPEKNEQRMLSSLSNALRILRSYSMDKPSQGITEIAVAQNLGKSTVHRLVSTLVKEGFLVKESETHKYRLGYSVLALSGVIFSTLDIYNEALPVVRKLVDTVDETAHIGILDGNELIYIMKIECTHHVRFLTHVGKRNPLYCTSSGKVLLAHQEPDFIKQIIENGLVKHTPNTLTNPNLLHQELAKIKTQGYATSFEELLEGVHSLAAPIRDYTGQVVAALTLVGPKQRMGRSKVAYLSKKVIEACQEISQNLGFYR; this is encoded by the coding sequence ATGCCGGAAAAAAATGAGCAACGTATGCTGTCTTCACTCAGCAACGCCCTTCGAATCCTTCGTTCCTACTCGATGGATAAACCCAGCCAGGGCATTACGGAAATTGCCGTCGCGCAAAATTTGGGAAAAAGCACGGTACACCGTCTGGTTTCCACGCTTGTTAAAGAAGGATTTCTGGTTAAAGAATCGGAAACACACAAATATCGGTTGGGATACTCGGTTCTCGCTCTTAGCGGAGTGATCTTTTCCACTCTGGATATCTATAATGAAGCGCTCCCGGTTGTCCGAAAACTGGTGGATACAGTAGATGAGACCGCACATATTGGAATACTGGACGGAAACGAGCTTATCTACATAATGAAGATCGAGTGTACTCACCATGTTCGCTTTTTAACGCACGTAGGCAAAAGAAACCCGCTTTATTGTACAAGTTCCGGCAAAGTGTTGCTGGCCCATCAAGAGCCTGATTTTATCAAACAGATCATTGAAAATGGCCTGGTGAAACATACGCCGAACACGCTGACCAACCCGAATCTGCTGCATCAGGAATTGGCAAAAATTAAAACTCAGGGCTATGCGACCAGCTTTGAAGAGTTACTGGAGGGTGTGCATTCGCTGGCAGCCCCTATTCGCGACTATACAGGACAAGTCGTGGCGGCCCTTACCCTCGTGGGTCCGAAACAGCGTATGGGCCGCTCCAAAGTAGCATATTTAAGCAAGAAAGTAATAGAAGCCTGCCAGGAAATTTCACAGAATCTAGGGTTTTATAGATGA
- a CDS encoding branched-chain amino acid ABC transporter permease, whose protein sequence is MDFSILFVQILTGLAYGMLLFMIAAGLSIIFGIMNVINLAHGTFFMLGAYVAFTFINQHAGFWVALLLSVLAVAVMGVLVERFLLSRMYGKTFEQILLTFGLMYIFTDLVKWIWGSSPQTLPVPPMLDFSISAGVVQFPAYRLFVVAVGCIVAFFLWYFETRTRIGAIVRAGVDDREMLGALGINVKLVFTGVFTFGAALAGVSGTLGGPILGLYNGMDADILIFSLVIVVIGGLGTWRGSFIGAILIGMIETLGQIWFPSLSMVLVFALMVGVLLVKPSGLFGKGVEA, encoded by the coding sequence TTGGATTTTTCTATCTTGTTTGTGCAAATTCTCACAGGTTTGGCCTATGGAATGCTGCTGTTTATGATCGCGGCAGGACTATCCATTATATTTGGCATCATGAACGTGATTAATCTGGCTCACGGAACTTTTTTCATGTTGGGAGCTTATGTCGCTTTTACCTTTATAAATCAACATGCAGGATTTTGGGTGGCTTTGTTATTGTCGGTCCTTGCAGTGGCAGTTATGGGGGTACTGGTGGAACGTTTTCTTCTTTCCCGGATGTACGGAAAAACATTTGAACAAATCCTTTTGACGTTTGGATTGATGTATATTTTTACAGACCTTGTCAAGTGGATTTGGGGTTCCAGCCCACAAACGCTGCCCGTACCACCGATGTTGGATTTTTCCATTTCCGCAGGTGTCGTACAGTTTCCTGCATATCGGCTGTTTGTTGTAGCTGTGGGCTGCATCGTGGCTTTTTTTCTTTGGTATTTCGAAACGCGAACCCGCATTGGCGCCATCGTTCGCGCGGGTGTAGACGACCGGGAAATGCTCGGTGCCTTGGGAATCAACGTAAAATTGGTTTTTACAGGCGTGTTCACGTTTGGTGCAGCGTTAGCCGGTGTAAGCGGTACACTCGGAGGACCTATATTGGGCCTTTATAATGGGATGGATGCCGATATTTTAATTTTCTCGCTGGTGATTGTGGTGATTGGCGGTTTGGGCACTTGGAGAGGCTCGTTTATTGGCGCTATTCTGATTGGCATGATTGAAACGCTTGGACAAATATGGTTCCCCTCGTTATCGATGGTACTGGTGTTTGCCTTGATGGTGGGCGTGTTGCTCGTAAAACCGTCCGGTCTGTTTGGAAAAGGGGTGGAGGCGTGA
- a CDS encoding ABC transporter ATP-binding protein translates to MLKLDNVHTYYGNSHILQGISFEVPKGTCVALLGRNGAGKTTTIHSIAGLTPPRNGTIRFQGRKIEKLTPYQISRCGIGLVPQGRRIFPSLTIRENLTIAARHADQSRTDQEKWTLAKVYELFPILKERENNMGTQLSGGQQQMLAIGRALITNPQLILMDEPSEGLAPIIIEQVGEIIKKLKETGLSILLVEQNFYLACGVANEVLVMNKGQIVWQGEPQQLLANEEIQHRYLGV, encoded by the coding sequence ATGCTCAAACTTGATAATGTCCATACCTATTATGGCAACAGCCATATTTTGCAGGGGATCTCCTTTGAAGTGCCAAAAGGAACATGTGTCGCCCTGCTGGGCCGTAATGGAGCGGGAAAAACAACCACGATCCACAGCATCGCAGGACTTACTCCTCCTCGCAACGGAACGATCCGGTTTCAGGGGAGGAAAATTGAGAAACTTACGCCCTATCAAATCTCCCGTTGTGGAATCGGTCTGGTACCACAAGGAAGACGGATCTTTCCTTCGCTTACAATCAGAGAAAATTTGACAATTGCCGCGCGACATGCGGACCAGTCCCGCACAGACCAAGAGAAGTGGACGCTTGCGAAAGTATACGAATTGTTTCCAATCCTGAAGGAGCGGGAAAACAATATGGGCACTCAGTTGTCCGGCGGGCAACAACAAATGCTGGCGATCGGAAGGGCGCTGATCACCAATCCGCAATTGATTCTGATGGATGAACCGTCTGAAGGATTGGCGCCGATCATTATCGAACAGGTAGGCGAAATTATAAAAAAGCTGAAGGAAACGGGCTTGTCGATCCTCTTGGTGGAACAAAACTTCTATTTGGCGTGCGGAGTGGCAAACGAAGTGTTGGTGATGAATAAGGGGCAGATCGTTTGGCAGGGAGAACCGCAGCAATTGCTGGCGAATGAAGAGATTCAGCACCGCTATTTGGGAGTCTGA
- the fdhD gene encoding formate dehydrogenase accessory sulfurtransferase FdhD: METTKNRTVFKYDGNALIEQVDEVASEYPFTIVLNGQEFATLVCTPTHLKEMAIGFLTSEGVIRFPEEIVSVTLNEERGFAYVETTNKQPTSLEFYAKRFIGSCCGKSRQSFYFHNDVKTAKTVMSRNQITVDQCFYLMELLQQSSTHFQTTGGVHNAALCSKNEIIISCTDIGRHNTLDKIFGYWMQNRIHLHDKVIVFSGRISSEVLLKVAKIGVGILISKSAPTDLALEMAEELGITIIGFVRGRKMNVYTHPERIV, encoded by the coding sequence ATGGAAACTACAAAAAACAGAACAGTTTTTAAATATGACGGCAACGCCCTGATTGAACAAGTAGATGAAGTGGCGTCCGAATACCCTTTTACCATCGTGCTAAACGGACAGGAATTTGCGACCTTGGTCTGTACCCCGACTCACTTGAAAGAGATGGCAATTGGTTTTCTTACCTCCGAAGGAGTCATTCGTTTTCCTGAAGAAATTGTATCGGTCACTCTTAACGAAGAGCGAGGATTCGCCTATGTGGAAACCACCAACAAACAGCCAACAAGCCTTGAATTCTATGCCAAGAGGTTTATCGGTTCATGCTGCGGCAAGAGCAGGCAATCCTTTTATTTTCACAATGATGTAAAGACGGCCAAGACCGTTATGAGCCGGAACCAAATCACTGTGGATCAATGTTTTTATCTGATGGAGTTGTTGCAGCAAAGTTCCACTCATTTCCAAACAACAGGCGGTGTACATAACGCCGCGCTATGCAGCAAGAATGAAATTATCATCTCCTGTACAGATATCGGCAGGCATAACACATTGGATAAAATCTTCGGGTACTGGATGCAGAACCGGATTCACTTGCATGACAAAGTAATTGTATTCAGCGGCCGGATTTCATCTGAAGTACTGCTTAAAGTAGCTAAAATTGGAGTGGGAATCTTGATATCAAAATCGGCTCCTACCGATCTCGCCTTAGAAATGGCGGAGGAACTTGGGATCACGATCATTGGATTTGTGCGGGGACGGAAAATGAACGTGTACACTCATCCGGAACGTATTGTGTAG
- a CDS encoding ABC transporter ATP-binding protein has translation MVNLLKVERLSKSFKGLQVLKNVSLEVESEERHVIIGPNGAGKTTLFNCITGVLPIDDGVVMLNGRKISGLPSDTRVANGMARTFQKNNLFGNLTVEENLHLAINACKPYRNNIIKPFRMYTDLLQETQELLERWNLWERRHRLVNELSYGEQRLLEIVLALASKPKILLLDEPTSGMSPAETLQTTQLIQSLPRSVSLLVIEHDMEVVFSIADRITVLHHGELFMTGSPNEIRGDERVKEIYFGGGAMAHAQT, from the coding sequence ATGGTGAATCTGTTAAAGGTTGAACGTCTAAGCAAATCGTTTAAAGGCCTGCAGGTGTTGAAAAATGTCAGTTTGGAAGTGGAAAGCGAAGAACGTCATGTGATTATCGGCCCAAATGGTGCGGGGAAAACGACACTGTTCAACTGTATCACGGGTGTTTTGCCAATCGATGACGGTGTTGTCATGCTAAATGGAAGAAAAATCAGCGGGCTGCCGTCCGACACCCGGGTTGCAAATGGTATGGCTCGTACCTTTCAGAAAAATAATCTGTTTGGCAATTTGACCGTCGAAGAGAATTTGCATTTAGCCATAAATGCTTGCAAGCCCTATCGCAACAACATAATCAAACCGTTTCGAATGTATACGGATTTGCTGCAAGAAACACAGGAATTACTGGAAAGGTGGAACCTTTGGGAACGCCGTCATCGTCTGGTAAATGAATTGTCGTACGGGGAGCAGAGATTGCTGGAAATTGTGCTGGCATTGGCTTCCAAGCCAAAGATCCTGTTGCTGGACGAACCTACGTCCGGTATGTCTCCTGCAGAAACGTTGCAAACTACCCAATTGATTCAAAGTCTGCCCCGTTCTGTTTCATTATTGGTGATTGAACACGACATGGAAGTCGTATTTTCGATCGCAGACCGGATAACGGTTCTGCATCATGGGGAACTGTTTATGACTGGGTCCCCGAATGAGATTCGCGGTGATGAAAGAGTCAAAGAAATTTACTTCGGAGGAGGGGCTATGGCGCATGCTCAAACTTGA